A single window of Methanothermobacter marburgensis str. Marburg DNA harbors:
- a CDS encoding archaeosine biosynthesis radical SAM protein RaSEA: MISKLASRTRKKALKKIKPKSPDELSASWIQEDLLYSGKGRALFMILPTIGCSWALSEAGGCTMCSYISDSFLEPVEASEIIEIFDNIISSYEFEEKTAVKIFTSGSFLNPEEFPLEAMEHIISRLGAMENVEEIIFESRPEYINQEAVRRCCELAGDKIVEISIGLETCNEKTRMIKINKGFSNSDFEMAVNTISDLKRDFNVRSKAYILVKPILVSEKRAVEEAVSTAIYAEKVGVDRLSFCPSTVHRGTLMEDLWRNGSYRPPWIWSLIEIINRTREKVSVPAIMDTSGFGTSRGPYNCKKCNRDLKKFIIRANLDQTLVPPYECECRSRWLAELKFSETTASTDIKYSEYS, encoded by the coding sequence ATGATCAGTAAATTAGCATCCAGGACAAGAAAAAAGGCCCTGAAAAAAATAAAACCTAAAAGTCCAGATGAACTTTCAGCAAGCTGGATCCAGGAAGATCTATTATATTCAGGGAAGGGAAGGGCCCTTTTTATGATACTTCCCACCATTGGCTGCTCATGGGCCCTATCAGAAGCCGGTGGCTGTACAATGTGCAGCTACATCTCTGACTCATTTCTGGAACCTGTGGAGGCAAGTGAGATCATCGAAATATTCGATAACATCATATCCAGTTACGAATTTGAGGAAAAAACAGCCGTTAAGATATTCACCTCAGGAAGTTTCCTGAATCCTGAAGAGTTCCCCCTGGAGGCAATGGAACACATAATCAGCCGTCTCGGTGCCATGGAAAATGTTGAGGAAATAATATTCGAATCCAGACCCGAGTACATAAACCAGGAAGCTGTTCGAAGATGCTGTGAACTTGCAGGTGATAAGATAGTTGAGATAAGCATTGGTCTTGAAACCTGCAATGAAAAGACAAGGATGATTAAGATAAACAAGGGTTTCAGTAACAGTGACTTTGAAATGGCAGTTAACACCATCAGTGACCTTAAAAGAGATTTTAACGTCAGATCAAAGGCATACATCCTCGTAAAACCGATTCTGGTCTCAGAAAAAAGGGCTGTGGAGGAAGCCGTTTCCACCGCCATTTATGCTGAAAAGGTCGGTGTTGACCGCCTATCTTTCTGCCCATCAACAGTGCACAGGGGGACCCTTATGGAGGATCTCTGGAGAAATGGCTCATACAGACCCCCATGGATATGGAGTCTCATTGAAATAATCAACAGGACAAGAGAAAAGGTTTCAGTACCTGCCATAATGGATACATCCGGTTTCGGGACATCCAGAGGGCCCTACAACTGCAAAAAATGCAACAGGGACCTTAAGAAGTTCATAATAAGAGCAAACCTGGATCAGACTCTGGTACCCCCCTATGAATGCGAATGCAGATCACGCTGGCTGGCTGAGTTGAAGTTTTCAGAGACCACAGCATCCACAGATATAAAATACAGTGAATACAGCTAA
- the mer gene encoding 5,10-methylenetetrahydromethanopterin reductase, producing MKFGIEFVPNEPIEKIVKLVKLAEDVGFEYAWITDHYNNKNVYETLALIAEGTETIKLGPGVTNPYVRSPAITASAIATLDELSNGRATLGIGPGDKATFDALGIEWVKPVSTIRDAIAMMRTLLAGEKTESGAQLMGVKAVQEKIPIYMGAQGPMMLKTAGEISDGALINASNPKDFEAAVPLIKEGAEAAGKSIADIDVAAYTCCSIDEDAAAAANAAKIVVAFIAAGSPPPVFERHGLPADTGKKFGELLGKGDFGGAIGAVDDALMEAFSVVGTPDEFIPKIEALGEMGVTQYVAGSPIGPDKEKSIKLLGEVIASF from the coding sequence ATGAAGTTTGGTATCGAATTTGTTCCAAATGAGCCAATAGAAAAGATAGTGAAGCTGGTGAAACTGGCTGAAGACGTGGGCTTCGAATACGCCTGGATCACAGACCACTACAACAACAAGAATGTATACGAGACCCTTGCCCTTATTGCAGAGGGAACAGAAACAATAAAACTCGGCCCGGGTGTAACAAACCCCTACGTGAGAAGCCCTGCAATAACAGCCTCAGCCATAGCTACACTTGACGAGCTCTCAAACGGAAGAGCAACCCTCGGTATTGGCCCCGGTGACAAAGCTACCTTCGATGCCCTTGGAATCGAATGGGTTAAACCCGTCTCAACAATAAGAGATGCAATTGCAATGATGAGAACCCTCCTCGCCGGTGAAAAAACAGAAAGCGGTGCCCAGTTAATGGGTGTGAAGGCCGTGCAGGAAAAGATACCCATATACATGGGTGCTCAGGGCCCAATGATGCTTAAAACAGCAGGTGAGATATCTGACGGTGCACTCATAAACGCATCAAACCCCAAAGACTTCGAAGCAGCAGTGCCACTCATAAAGGAAGGTGCTGAAGCCGCAGGTAAGAGCATCGCAGATATTGACGTTGCAGCATACACATGCTGCTCAATCGATGAAGATGCAGCTGCAGCTGCCAACGCAGCAAAAATAGTTGTTGCATTCATTGCAGCAGGATCACCACCACCAGTATTTGAAAGACACGGCCTGCCAGCAGACACAGGTAAAAAATTCGGTGAACTACTCGGTAAAGGAGACTTTGGTGGAGCAATAGGTGCAGTTGACGACGCACTCATGGAAGCATTCTCAGTTGTAGGTACACCTGACGAATTCATACCAAAAATTGAAGCCCTCGGTGAAATGGGCGTAACCCAGTACGTTGCAGGATCACCAATAGGTCCAGACAAAGAAAAATCAATAAAACTCCTGGGAGAAGTTATAGCAAGCTTCTAA
- a CDS encoding trehalose-6-phosphate synthase — translation MKFLEDKNPVIVSNRGPVEFFREGGKIVMKRGAGGLVSTLLPVVERFSGVWVSSAMTLEDAEVAAGYPENRVPLPEDNPRFTVSFVIVDRERYESYYSVISNPLLWFVQHYMWNTPYAPEIDDKIYTAWDEGYVHVNRKFADRVVSEVERNEKNPLIMLQDYHLYLCPGLIKKKVGDVFLSQFIHIPWPQRDYFRILPEKMRESIINGLLSNTVLGFHIERYCSNFMECCGDLGYDVDAENGVVLNGDEKTFVRNYPISVDPDSIRRTATSDAFREKEDFVRKLKGDMFLIYRTDRADLSKNIIRGFRAYELFLREHPEFHGKVKFLATGKPTRQQIKEYRDYADSVKSTVDEINSIYGKSTWKPIEYIHRADYELVAAAFKNYDCLIVNPLADGMNIVPKEAALMNEKSGTVILSENAGCYEELAEYVIGVNPFDIRETADAIYRSITMNFDERKKLSDGLKLKVRERTIYHWINEQFDDFERLMK, via the coding sequence ATGAAGTTTCTTGAAGATAAGAACCCTGTTATCGTATCCAACAGAGGCCCCGTTGAATTTTTCAGAGAAGGTGGAAAAATTGTTATGAAAAGGGGTGCGGGGGGTCTTGTTTCAACCCTGCTGCCTGTTGTTGAAAGATTCAGCGGTGTCTGGGTCTCCAGCGCCATGACCCTTGAGGACGCTGAGGTGGCAGCAGGGTACCCTGAAAACAGGGTTCCACTTCCAGAGGATAATCCAAGGTTCACGGTTTCATTTGTTATAGTGGACCGTGAAAGGTATGAATCATACTATAGCGTCATAAGCAATCCACTCCTCTGGTTCGTCCAGCACTACATGTGGAATACACCCTATGCACCTGAAATCGATGATAAAATCTATACTGCCTGGGATGAGGGTTATGTCCATGTTAACAGAAAATTTGCAGATAGGGTTGTATCTGAAGTTGAAAGAAACGAAAAGAATCCTCTGATTATGTTACAGGATTATCATCTCTACCTGTGTCCGGGTTTAATAAAAAAGAAGGTTGGTGACGTCTTTCTGAGCCAGTTCATACATATCCCCTGGCCACAGAGGGATTATTTCAGAATACTCCCTGAAAAGATGAGGGAGAGCATAATAAATGGGCTTCTTTCAAATACTGTTCTCGGATTCCATATAGAGAGATACTGTTCCAACTTCATGGAATGCTGCGGGGACCTTGGCTACGATGTGGATGCTGAGAATGGAGTGGTGCTGAATGGGGATGAAAAAACGTTTGTAAGAAATTATCCCATATCCGTTGATCCGGATAGCATAAGAAGAACTGCCACATCAGATGCTTTCAGGGAGAAGGAGGATTTTGTCAGGAAGTTGAAGGGTGACATGTTTCTCATCTACCGTACAGACAGGGCGGATCTCAGCAAAAATATAATCCGTGGCTTCAGGGCCTATGAACTGTTTTTAAGGGAGCATCCTGAATTTCATGGGAAGGTAAAGTTCCTTGCCACGGGTAAACCAACAAGGCAACAGATAAAGGAGTACAGGGATTATGCGGATTCTGTGAAGAGTACTGTGGATGAAATCAACAGCATTTACGGTAAATCCACATGGAAACCCATTGAGTACATCCACCGTGCCGATTATGAACTTGTGGCTGCCGCATTCAAAAACTATGACTGCCTCATTGTGAACCCCCTTGCCGATGGCATGAACATCGTCCCCAAGGAGGCTGCTCTGATGAACGAAAAATCAGGGACGGTTATACTTTCAGAGAACGCCGGCTGCTACGAGGAACTTGCTGAGTATGTCATAGGGGTGAACCCATTTGATATAAGGGAAACTGCAGATGCCATCTACAGGTCCATAACAATGAACTTTGATGAAAGGAAAAAGCTTTCAGATGGCCTTAAATTGAAAGTCCGTGAAAGAACAATATATCACTGGATCAATGAACAGTTCGATGACTTTGAGAGGCTGATGAAATAA
- a CDS encoding phosphohexomutase domain-containing protein: MARYVQDIRGSVNRDIDCSFALNLGMLIGDYVSCKRVLIGRDAHTPSQMIKRAIGTGLMAAGVDVIDFGVATVPVIHHHMERFEGHLMINVSRSPLRTDEINIKLLSNHEIPLEQRPTVYADWNQLGKLQYVNNYLDSYIKSIVESISPSVGNREFMVVLGYDEGSPWNIEGDILNQLNCQTISITFRGSLFGKNFPLANASSISMIADVVRASGADMGVILDNDRDTIFFIDERGELIRDQTVLSIFADHYLKSSDGPVVSSVVASKALENVAGGRLIRTSVNDVLNRVYTENAVFGGDEPGMYIFPEFQYCYDATFALLKMLEIMAERNMTLHNLASGMGRYSRAEFSMECPNEFKDSVIERLAEHFGDKKIELIDGIRVEESSGVVLIRPSRFEPLIRVYIESESSEETQKKSRHIMNLLKSKMSDIYDE, translated from the coding sequence ATGGCGAGGTACGTCCAGGATATAAGGGGCTCTGTTAACAGAGACATAGACTGTTCATTTGCCCTCAACCTTGGAATGTTGATAGGCGACTATGTAAGCTGCAAGCGTGTCCTGATAGGCAGAGACGCGCATACACCATCTCAGATGATAAAGAGGGCCATAGGGACAGGTTTGATGGCTGCTGGAGTGGATGTTATTGATTTTGGTGTTGCCACGGTCCCTGTTATACATCACCACATGGAAAGGTTTGAAGGTCATCTGATGATAAATGTCTCGCGCTCTCCCCTCAGAACAGATGAAATAAACATCAAACTCCTCAGTAACCATGAAATTCCGCTTGAACAACGTCCCACAGTTTATGCAGACTGGAATCAGCTCGGAAAGCTCCAGTATGTTAATAATTACCTCGATTCCTATATCAAATCAATAGTTGAGTCCATATCGCCATCTGTAGGAAACCGTGAATTTATGGTGGTCCTGGGTTACGACGAGGGGTCCCCCTGGAACATTGAGGGGGATATACTCAACCAGCTCAACTGTCAGACCATAAGTATCACATTCAGAGGGTCACTTTTTGGTAAAAACTTTCCCCTCGCGAATGCCTCCAGCATATCAATGATAGCGGACGTTGTGAGGGCAAGCGGTGCGGATATGGGGGTTATACTGGATAACGATAGGGACACCATCTTCTTTATAGACGAGAGGGGTGAACTCATAAGGGACCAGACCGTACTATCGATTTTCGCAGACCATTACCTGAAATCCTCTGATGGGCCCGTGGTATCCTCGGTGGTTGCATCAAAGGCGCTGGAGAATGTCGCCGGCGGACGTCTTATAAGGACATCAGTAAATGACGTCCTCAACAGGGTTTACACGGAGAATGCTGTTTTTGGTGGTGATGAACCTGGAATGTACATATTCCCTGAATTCCAGTACTGCTATGATGCCACCTTCGCACTTCTGAAGATGCTGGAGATCATGGCAGAGAGAAACATGACACTCCACAACCTTGCATCGGGAATGGGCAGGTACAGCAGGGCTGAATTCAGCATGGAGTGCCCCAACGAATTCAAGGACAGTGTAATTGAAAGGCTTGCTGAACACTTCGGTGACAAAAAAATTGAACTTATAGATGGTATAAGGGTTGAAGAATCATCAGGAGTCGTTCTCATAAGGCCCTCCAGGTTTGAACCACTTATAAGGGTCTATATTGAATCAGAATCCTCTGAAGAAACCCAGAAGAAATCACGCCATATAATGAACCTTCTAAAAAGTAAAATGAGTGATATTTATGATGAGTAA
- the otsB gene encoding trehalose-phosphatase, which translates to MPEYLFDFLDELEYLKDPQRTAIITDIDGTISEIAPTPQEAHVDEEMRKILRKISERYRVLAFISGRPVHEALRMVGVPEAIYVGNHGLEYIINGRYERLREVDDYLPIIRKCAIELKKKTPDENIIFEDKGICYSIHYRQCPDPKLTEERIMDTLREMPESRRIRVDHGRMLVELKPPVEYNKGLIVRKIIEESDVSSAVYLGDDVTDADAFRELRKLESEMMIKAASVIVLSEEIPDEIKDSASFYVSGVPEVLRFFRWLLK; encoded by the coding sequence ATGCCTGAGTATTTATTTGATTTTCTTGATGAGCTTGAATACCTGAAGGATCCCCAGAGGACAGCTATAATCACCGACATCGATGGTACAATAAGTGAAATAGCTCCAACACCCCAGGAAGCCCATGTGGATGAAGAGATGAGGAAAATTCTCAGGAAAATCTCAGAACGCTACAGGGTACTTGCATTTATAAGTGGAAGGCCTGTGCATGAGGCACTCAGGATGGTTGGGGTCCCTGAGGCAATATATGTTGGAAACCATGGGCTTGAGTACATCATAAATGGAAGGTACGAACGCTTGAGAGAGGTTGATGACTACCTTCCCATTATCAGGAAATGTGCCATTGAACTTAAGAAGAAAACCCCCGATGAGAATATCATATTTGAGGACAAGGGTATCTGTTATTCCATACACTACAGGCAGTGCCCTGACCCGAAACTTACAGAGGAAAGGATAATGGATACCCTAAGAGAGATGCCGGAATCCAGAAGAATACGTGTGGATCACGGGAGAATGCTCGTTGAGCTCAAACCCCCAGTGGAGTACAACAAGGGCCTTATAGTTAGAAAAATCATAGAGGAATCAGACGTATCATCGGCAGTGTACCTTGGAGACGACGTCACCGATGCCGATGCCTTCAGGGAACTCAGAAAACTTGAATCTGAAATGATGATAAAAGCCGCATCTGTAATTGTACTTTCAGAGGAGATACCCGATGAAATAAAGGATTCGGCCTCCTTTTATGTGTCGGGGGTTCCTGAGGTCCTCAGATTCTTTAGGTGGCTCTTAAAATAG
- a CDS encoding endonuclease MutS2 — MMKSMNSVGEALTDVSGIGERLAQKIIDELGGEKELLKAVENLEIDRIASIEGISQRKAIEITSELLGNPVPSFLKTERAFQIYQEIVETISSYAHTDYARNRLTLLHPSTDTDAMRSHIEMVMESKKMVSELPVEDLRDLLKKIKRPEKARPPFNPSRAILVETREDYDHMIDMGLNRYHPVIMNPEQGELDEYELIIYVYSEGMIDLEDTFNTVMVTADSERHEIVPEDVLGYFRENTDLLRGALEIKRILGMETCLDEVLAIMDELGSLEEEEVDIDEAVNSVKAWADSELRDLIKDIDLKGEEVLALLNQGMTGKLERIFDDVLKKACEMIKRKTGVEFDPFIKSYPLKIDQQELERVKRLESASRNIRRFERRVDAASRLSELREAVENEIRELMEFDYRFALGLFAHDYGLVEPEFGDEIILRGALHLSLVGSENPQRIDYKLGNPDNVVLLTGANSGGKTTLLETLAQVTMMAQMGLPVCALEAMVRPVEEIHFISKKRSLDAGAFESFIRTFTPVTMSGSSKLILLDELEAITELDAAVKIIATFIEFIRESESIAVIVTHMAREILKYVDVRVDGIEARGLDENYNLIVDRTPRIDYLARSTPELIIRMIYEKSCDDERMVYQRILEKFQKNG; from the coding sequence ATGATGAAGTCCATGAATTCTGTCGGGGAAGCCCTCACAGATGTCAGCGGGATAGGGGAAAGACTGGCGCAGAAGATAATAGACGAACTCGGGGGAGAAAAGGAGCTTTTAAAGGCGGTTGAAAACCTTGAAATTGACAGAATCGCATCGATTGAAGGTATAAGTCAGCGTAAGGCCATTGAAATAACCAGTGAACTCCTTGGAAATCCTGTTCCCTCCTTCCTGAAAACTGAAAGGGCGTTTCAGATTTACCAGGAAATAGTTGAGACCATCAGTTCATATGCCCATACCGACTATGCCCGTAACCGGCTAACGCTCCTCCACCCCTCAACAGATACTGATGCCATGAGGAGCCATATTGAAATGGTCATGGAATCAAAGAAAATGGTATCTGAACTTCCGGTTGAAGATTTAAGGGATCTCCTGAAAAAAATTAAGAGGCCTGAAAAAGCCCGGCCCCCTTTCAATCCATCAAGGGCCATATTGGTGGAGACAAGAGAGGACTATGATCACATGATAGACATGGGCCTCAACCGTTACCATCCCGTGATAATGAACCCTGAACAGGGCGAACTCGATGAATACGAACTGATAATCTATGTCTACTCCGAGGGAATGATTGACCTTGAGGACACATTCAACACGGTAATGGTTACCGCAGATTCAGAAAGACATGAGATCGTGCCGGAGGATGTCCTCGGATATTTCAGGGAGAACACTGACCTCCTGCGTGGCGCCCTTGAAATCAAACGGATTCTGGGTATGGAAACCTGTCTTGATGAGGTCCTTGCAATAATGGACGAGCTGGGTAGTCTCGAAGAGGAAGAAGTTGACATTGATGAGGCCGTGAACTCTGTGAAGGCATGGGCTGATTCAGAATTAAGGGACCTCATAAAGGATATCGACCTTAAAGGCGAGGAGGTCCTGGCCCTCCTCAACCAGGGTATGACTGGTAAACTGGAGAGGATATTCGATGATGTCCTCAAAAAGGCCTGTGAGATGATAAAGAGAAAGACAGGTGTTGAGTTCGATCCCTTCATAAAGTCGTATCCCCTCAAGATCGATCAGCAGGAACTTGAAAGGGTTAAACGTCTTGAATCGGCATCAAGAAATATAAGGAGGTTTGAAAGGAGGGTCGATGCGGCATCAAGGCTCAGTGAACTCAGAGAGGCTGTTGAAAATGAAATAAGGGAGCTGATGGAATTCGACTACCGCTTCGCCCTTGGTCTCTTCGCCCATGATTACGGGCTCGTTGAACCAGAATTCGGTGATGAGATCATCCTCAGGGGGGCACTGCACCTCAGCCTTGTTGGATCAGAAAACCCGCAGCGAATTGACTACAAACTGGGTAACCCCGATAATGTTGTGCTCCTCACCGGTGCCAACAGTGGGGGAAAAACAACCCTTCTTGAGACACTTGCCCAGGTGACCATGATGGCCCAGATGGGGCTTCCGGTATGTGCCCTTGAGGCCATGGTAAGACCAGTTGAGGAGATTCACTTCATCTCAAAGAAGAGGTCCCTGGATGCCGGTGCCTTCGAGTCATTCATAAGGACTTTCACCCCCGTAACAATGAGTGGAAGCTCAAAGCTCATACTCCTCGATGAACTTGAGGCGATAACAGAACTTGATGCCGCAGTGAAGATCATAGCAACCTTCATAGAGTTCATAAGGGAATCTGAATCCATCGCAGTTATTGTGACCCACATGGCCCGTGAAATACTCAAGTACGTGGATGTGCGGGTTGATGGTATCGAGGCGCGGGGGCTTGATGAGAACTATAATCTCATTGTGGATAGAACACCCAGGATAGACTATCTTGCAAGGAGCACCCCTGAACTGATCATAAGGATGATATATGAGAAGTCATGTGACGATGAGAGGATGGTTTACCAGAGGATACTTGAAAAGTTTCAGAAAAACGGATAA
- a CDS encoding GlgC family sugar phosphate nucleotidyltransferase, which translates to MGQDVLIGEGVRIAGPVVIGDGTMIEDGAFIGRGTVIGSGVYVGSDSFVRGSVILDGSRIEKGSQLVNCIVDEFCDIRENCIVERCAMIGRGALLEPSTIIRSHCSVSNNLRILSGSLLDSDYPLVAEQ; encoded by the coding sequence GTGGGTCAGGATGTGCTTATAGGTGAGGGGGTTCGTATAGCTGGACCGGTGGTCATAGGTGATGGTACCATGATAGAGGATGGGGCATTCATAGGCAGAGGAACCGTGATTGGATCGGGAGTTTACGTGGGAAGTGACAGCTTCGTGAGGGGGTCCGTTATTCTTGATGGCAGCAGAATTGAGAAGGGTTCCCAGCTTGTAAACTGTATTGTTGATGAATTCTGCGATATCAGAGAGAACTGCATCGTTGAAAGGTGCGCCATGATCGGTCGCGGTGCCCTTCTGGAACCATCAACCATTATCAGGTCCCACTGTAGCGTCAGCAACAACCTCAGGATACTTTCAGGTTCCCTGCTTGACTCAGATTACCCCCTTGTGGCTGAACAGTGA